Proteins co-encoded in one Arachis stenosperma cultivar V10309 chromosome 7, arast.V10309.gnm1.PFL2, whole genome shotgun sequence genomic window:
- the LOC130942168 gene encoding elongation factor 2-like isoform X2: MVKFTAEELRRIMDYKHNIRNMSVIAHVDHGKSTLTDSLVAAAGIIAQEVAGDVRMTDTRADEAERGITIKSTGISLYYEMSDEALKNYKGERQGNEYLINLIDSPGHVDFSSEVTAALRITDGALVVVDCIEGVCVQTETVLRQALGERIRPVLTVNKMDRCFLELQVDGEEAYQTFSRVIENANVIMATYEDPLLGDCQVYPEKGTVAFSAGLHGWAFTLTNFAKMYASKFGVDESKMMERLWGENFFDPATKKWTSKNTGTTTCKRGFVQFCYEPIKQIINTCMNDQKDKLWPMLQKLGVTMKSDEKDLMGKALMKRVMQTWLPASTALLEMMIFHLPSPAKAQKYRVENLYEGPLDDQYAAAIRACDPEGPLMLYVSKMIPASDKGRFFAFGRVFSGRVSTGLKVRIMGPNYVPGEKKDLYVKSVQRTVIWMGKRQETVEDVPCGNTVAMVGLDQFITKNATLTNEKEVDAHPIRAMKFSVSPVVRVAVQCKVASDLPKLVEGLKRLAKSDPMVLCTIEESGEHIVAGAGELHLEICLKDLQEDFMGGAEIIKSDPVVSFRETVLERSCRTVMSKSPNKHNRLYMEARPMEDGLAEAIDDGKIGPRDDPKVRSKILSEEYGWDKDLAKKIWCFGPETTGPNMVVDMCKGVQYLNEIKDSVVAGFQWASKEGALAEENMRAICFEVCDVVLHADAIHRGGGQIIPTARRVFYASQLTAKPRLLEPVYLVEIQAPEQALGGIYSVLNQKRGHVFEEMQRPGTPLYNIKAYLPVIESFGFSSTLRAATSGQAFPQCVFDHWDMMSSDPLESGSQASQLVMDIRKRKGLKEQMTPLSEYEDKL, from the exons ATG GTGAAGTTCACAGCTGAAGAGCTCCGTCGTATTATGGACTACAAACACAACATTCGTAATATGTCTGTGATTGCTCATGTCGATCACG GAAAATCAACCCTCACCGATTCTCTGGTGGCTGCTGCCGGAATTATTGCACAAGAAGTGGCAGGGGATGTCCGCATGACTGATACCCGGGCAGATGAAGCTGAGCGTGGTATTACAATCAAGTCTACTGGTATTTCTCTCTACTATGAAATGAGTGATGAGGCTCTCAAGAATTACAAGGGAGAGCGCCAAGGAAATGAGTATCTCATCAATCTCATTGATTCTCCCGGGCACGTCGATTTCTCATCCGAGGTTACTGCTGCACTCCGTATTACTGATGGAGCACTAGTGGTGGTGGATTGTATTGAAGGTGTCTGTGTGCAAACCGAAACTGTTCTGCGACAGGCCCTTGGAGAAAGAATTAGGCCTGTTCTGACTGTCAACAAGATGGACAGATGCTTCCTAGAGCTCCAGGTGGATGGAGAGGAGGCATACCAGACATTCTCAAGGGTTATTGAGAATGCCAATGTGATCATGGCTACATATGAAGATCCATTGCTTGGTGATTGCCAGGTGTACCCAGAGAAAGGAACAGTTGCTTTCTCTGCTGGTTTGCATGGCTGGGCCTTTACCTTGACGAACTTCGCAAAAATGTATGCCTCAAAATTCGGTGTTGATGAATCAAAGATGATGGAAAGGCTCTGGGGTGAAAACTTCTTTGATCCTGCTACAAAGAAATGGACCAGCAAGAACACCGGTACTACCACATGCAAGCGTGGGTTTGTACAGTTCTGTTATGAGCCAATCAAGCAGATTATCAACACTTGTATGAATGATCAGAAGGATAAGCTCTGGCCTATGTTGCAGAAGTTAGGAGTCACCATGAAATCTGATGAAAAGGACTTGATGGGTAAAGCATTGATGAAACGTGTCATGCAAACGTGGCTTCCAGCAAGTACTGCCCTCTTGGAAATGATGATATTTCACCTTCCATCTCCAGCTAAGGCCCAAAAGTATCGTGTTGAGAACTTGTATGAGGGTCCCCTGGATGATCAATATGCTGCTGCTATTAGAGCCTGTGATCCTGAGGGTCCACTTATGCTCTATGTCTCTAAGATGATTCCTGCTTCTGACAAGGGTCGGTTCTTTGCTTTTGGTCGTGTTTTCTCTGGGAGAGTGTCCACTGGTCTGAAGGTCAGAATTATGGGACCAAATTATGTTCCTGGTGAGAAGAAAGACCTGTATGTTAAAAGTGTGCAAAGGACTGTCATTTGGATGGGAAAGAGGCAAGAAACAGTGGAGGATGTTCCTTGTGGTAACACAGTTGCTATGGTTGGGTTGGATCAATTTATCACCAAGAATGCCACATTGACAAATGAGAAGGAAGTTGATGCCCACCCCATTCGAGCCATGAAGTTTTCTGTCTCACCTGTCGTCCGTGTTGCTGTTCAGTGTAAGGTTGCATCTGATCTTCCTAAGCTTGTTGAAGGTCTCAAGAGGTTGGCCAAATCTGATCCTATGGTTCTCTGTACTATTGAGGAATCTGGAGAGCACATTGTTGCTGGTGCAGGGGAGCTTCATTTGGAAATTTGCTTGAAGGACTTGCAAGAAGATTTCATGGGAGGAGCTGAGATTATCAAATCTGACCCTGTTGTGTCTTTCCGTGAGACTGTTCTCGAGAGGTCATGCCGCACTGTGATGAGCAAGTCACCCAACAAGCACAACCGTCTCTACATGGAAGCTAGGCCAATGGAGGATGGTCTTGCAGAGGCCATTGATGATGGCAAGATTGGACCGAGGGATGACCCCAAAGTCCGTTCCAAGATCTTGTCTGAAGAGTATGGTTGGGACAAGGATCTTGCCAAGAAAATCTGGTGTTTTGGCCCCGAGACCACTGGACCCAACATGGTTGTTGATATGTGTAAGGGAGTCCAATACTTGAATGAAATCAAGGACTCTGTGGTTGCCGGTTTCCAATGGGCATCAAAGGAAGGTGCTCTTGCTGAAGAAAACATGAGAGCCATCTGCTTTGAAGTCTGTGATGTTGTCCTTCATGCTGATGCTATCCACAGAGGTGGTGGTCAGATTATCCCTACTGCCAGGAGAGTCTTCTATGCTTCCCAGTTGACAGCAAAGCCCAGACTTCTCGAGCCTGTCTACTTGGTCGAAATCCAAGCTCCTGAGCAGGCTCTTGGTGGTATTTACAGTGTCCTGAACCAGAAGCGTGGACATGTGTTTGAGGAAATGCAGAGGCCGGGAACTCCCCTCTACAACATCAAGGCCTACCTCCCTGTCATCGAATCCTTCGGATTCTCCAGCACCTTGAGAGCCGCAACTTCCGGTCAAGCTTTCCCACAATGTGTCTTTGATCACTGGGACATGATGTCTTCAGACCCATTGGAGTCCGGATCACAAGCTTCACAGCTTGTTATGGATATCCGTAAGAGGAAAGGTCTGAAGGAGCAAATGACTCCCCTCTCTGAGTACGAGGACAAGCTTTAA
- the LOC130942168 gene encoding elongation factor 2-like isoform X1, whose amino-acid sequence MYLQVKFTAEELRRIMDYKHNIRNMSVIAHVDHGKSTLTDSLVAAAGIIAQEVAGDVRMTDTRADEAERGITIKSTGISLYYEMSDEALKNYKGERQGNEYLINLIDSPGHVDFSSEVTAALRITDGALVVVDCIEGVCVQTETVLRQALGERIRPVLTVNKMDRCFLELQVDGEEAYQTFSRVIENANVIMATYEDPLLGDCQVYPEKGTVAFSAGLHGWAFTLTNFAKMYASKFGVDESKMMERLWGENFFDPATKKWTSKNTGTTTCKRGFVQFCYEPIKQIINTCMNDQKDKLWPMLQKLGVTMKSDEKDLMGKALMKRVMQTWLPASTALLEMMIFHLPSPAKAQKYRVENLYEGPLDDQYAAAIRACDPEGPLMLYVSKMIPASDKGRFFAFGRVFSGRVSTGLKVRIMGPNYVPGEKKDLYVKSVQRTVIWMGKRQETVEDVPCGNTVAMVGLDQFITKNATLTNEKEVDAHPIRAMKFSVSPVVRVAVQCKVASDLPKLVEGLKRLAKSDPMVLCTIEESGEHIVAGAGELHLEICLKDLQEDFMGGAEIIKSDPVVSFRETVLERSCRTVMSKSPNKHNRLYMEARPMEDGLAEAIDDGKIGPRDDPKVRSKILSEEYGWDKDLAKKIWCFGPETTGPNMVVDMCKGVQYLNEIKDSVVAGFQWASKEGALAEENMRAICFEVCDVVLHADAIHRGGGQIIPTARRVFYASQLTAKPRLLEPVYLVEIQAPEQALGGIYSVLNQKRGHVFEEMQRPGTPLYNIKAYLPVIESFGFSSTLRAATSGQAFPQCVFDHWDMMSSDPLESGSQASQLVMDIRKRKGLKEQMTPLSEYEDKL is encoded by the exons ATGTATTTGCAGGTGAAGTTCACAGCTGAAGAGCTCCGTCGTATTATGGACTACAAACACAACATTCGTAATATGTCTGTGATTGCTCATGTCGATCACG GAAAATCAACCCTCACCGATTCTCTGGTGGCTGCTGCCGGAATTATTGCACAAGAAGTGGCAGGGGATGTCCGCATGACTGATACCCGGGCAGATGAAGCTGAGCGTGGTATTACAATCAAGTCTACTGGTATTTCTCTCTACTATGAAATGAGTGATGAGGCTCTCAAGAATTACAAGGGAGAGCGCCAAGGAAATGAGTATCTCATCAATCTCATTGATTCTCCCGGGCACGTCGATTTCTCATCCGAGGTTACTGCTGCACTCCGTATTACTGATGGAGCACTAGTGGTGGTGGATTGTATTGAAGGTGTCTGTGTGCAAACCGAAACTGTTCTGCGACAGGCCCTTGGAGAAAGAATTAGGCCTGTTCTGACTGTCAACAAGATGGACAGATGCTTCCTAGAGCTCCAGGTGGATGGAGAGGAGGCATACCAGACATTCTCAAGGGTTATTGAGAATGCCAATGTGATCATGGCTACATATGAAGATCCATTGCTTGGTGATTGCCAGGTGTACCCAGAGAAAGGAACAGTTGCTTTCTCTGCTGGTTTGCATGGCTGGGCCTTTACCTTGACGAACTTCGCAAAAATGTATGCCTCAAAATTCGGTGTTGATGAATCAAAGATGATGGAAAGGCTCTGGGGTGAAAACTTCTTTGATCCTGCTACAAAGAAATGGACCAGCAAGAACACCGGTACTACCACATGCAAGCGTGGGTTTGTACAGTTCTGTTATGAGCCAATCAAGCAGATTATCAACACTTGTATGAATGATCAGAAGGATAAGCTCTGGCCTATGTTGCAGAAGTTAGGAGTCACCATGAAATCTGATGAAAAGGACTTGATGGGTAAAGCATTGATGAAACGTGTCATGCAAACGTGGCTTCCAGCAAGTACTGCCCTCTTGGAAATGATGATATTTCACCTTCCATCTCCAGCTAAGGCCCAAAAGTATCGTGTTGAGAACTTGTATGAGGGTCCCCTGGATGATCAATATGCTGCTGCTATTAGAGCCTGTGATCCTGAGGGTCCACTTATGCTCTATGTCTCTAAGATGATTCCTGCTTCTGACAAGGGTCGGTTCTTTGCTTTTGGTCGTGTTTTCTCTGGGAGAGTGTCCACTGGTCTGAAGGTCAGAATTATGGGACCAAATTATGTTCCTGGTGAGAAGAAAGACCTGTATGTTAAAAGTGTGCAAAGGACTGTCATTTGGATGGGAAAGAGGCAAGAAACAGTGGAGGATGTTCCTTGTGGTAACACAGTTGCTATGGTTGGGTTGGATCAATTTATCACCAAGAATGCCACATTGACAAATGAGAAGGAAGTTGATGCCCACCCCATTCGAGCCATGAAGTTTTCTGTCTCACCTGTCGTCCGTGTTGCTGTTCAGTGTAAGGTTGCATCTGATCTTCCTAAGCTTGTTGAAGGTCTCAAGAGGTTGGCCAAATCTGATCCTATGGTTCTCTGTACTATTGAGGAATCTGGAGAGCACATTGTTGCTGGTGCAGGGGAGCTTCATTTGGAAATTTGCTTGAAGGACTTGCAAGAAGATTTCATGGGAGGAGCTGAGATTATCAAATCTGACCCTGTTGTGTCTTTCCGTGAGACTGTTCTCGAGAGGTCATGCCGCACTGTGATGAGCAAGTCACCCAACAAGCACAACCGTCTCTACATGGAAGCTAGGCCAATGGAGGATGGTCTTGCAGAGGCCATTGATGATGGCAAGATTGGACCGAGGGATGACCCCAAAGTCCGTTCCAAGATCTTGTCTGAAGAGTATGGTTGGGACAAGGATCTTGCCAAGAAAATCTGGTGTTTTGGCCCCGAGACCACTGGACCCAACATGGTTGTTGATATGTGTAAGGGAGTCCAATACTTGAATGAAATCAAGGACTCTGTGGTTGCCGGTTTCCAATGGGCATCAAAGGAAGGTGCTCTTGCTGAAGAAAACATGAGAGCCATCTGCTTTGAAGTCTGTGATGTTGTCCTTCATGCTGATGCTATCCACAGAGGTGGTGGTCAGATTATCCCTACTGCCAGGAGAGTCTTCTATGCTTCCCAGTTGACAGCAAAGCCCAGACTTCTCGAGCCTGTCTACTTGGTCGAAATCCAAGCTCCTGAGCAGGCTCTTGGTGGTATTTACAGTGTCCTGAACCAGAAGCGTGGACATGTGTTTGAGGAAATGCAGAGGCCGGGAACTCCCCTCTACAACATCAAGGCCTACCTCCCTGTCATCGAATCCTTCGGATTCTCCAGCACCTTGAGAGCCGCAACTTCCGGTCAAGCTTTCCCACAATGTGTCTTTGATCACTGGGACATGATGTCTTCAGACCCATTGGAGTCCGGATCACAAGCTTCACAGCTTGTTATGGATATCCGTAAGAGGAAAGGTCTGAAGGAGCAAATGACTCCCCTCTCTGAGTACGAGGACAAGCTTTAA